The Geotalea uraniireducens Rf4 genome window below encodes:
- a CDS encoding acylneuraminate cytidylyltransferase family protein, translating into MVNDKKILAVIPARGGSKGVPRKNIRPLAGKALLAWSIEAARGSRYIDRLIISSDDAEIIEVAREAGCEAPFVRPAELARDDTPGIEPVIHALKMLPGYDYVVLLQPTSPFRTADDIDRCIEMCAESGAPSCVSVTQPDKNPFWMYALDEETRMTPLLPPPEGFSRRQDLPKVYALNGAVYVAETNWLFENRTFLTADTLGCIMSREHAVDIDTEQDLAFCEFLVGTKA; encoded by the coding sequence AGGGGGGGCTCCAAGGGGGTGCCGCGGAAAAACATCCGTCCCCTTGCGGGGAAGGCGCTCCTCGCCTGGAGTATCGAAGCGGCCAGAGGGTCGCGGTATATCGACCGGCTCATCATCTCTTCCGATGATGCGGAGATCATCGAGGTCGCCCGGGAAGCCGGATGCGAAGCACCCTTCGTCAGGCCTGCGGAGCTCGCCCGGGACGACACTCCGGGGATCGAGCCGGTCATCCACGCCCTGAAGATGCTCCCCGGTTACGACTACGTGGTTCTCCTGCAGCCGACCTCGCCGTTTCGCACCGCCGACGACATCGACCGCTGCATCGAGATGTGCGCCGAAAGCGGAGCTCCCTCCTGCGTTTCGGTCACGCAACCCGACAAGAACCCTTTCTGGATGTACGCCCTTGACGAAGAAACGAGAATGACCCCCCTGCTCCCCCCCCCTGAAGGGTTTTCCCGGCGCCAGGACCTGCCGAAGGTCTATGCCTTGAACGGGGCCGTCTATGTGGCGGAAACAAACTGGCTGTTTGAAAACAGGACGTTCCTAACCGCGGATACGCTAGGCTGCATCATGAGCAGGGAACATGCCGTCGACATCGATACGGAACAGGATCTCGCCTTCTGCGAGTTCCTGGTGGGCACCAAGGCTTAA
- a CDS encoding B12-binding domain-containing radical SAM protein has translation MRILLVVYDNDSYIHWFPQGLAYIASVLRNEGHEVAIYNQDLHHYPDEHLTAFLDANPYDMVGFSFISGYYQYKKALAVSAAINRAKRRPLYVIGGHGPSPEPEFFMKKTGADVTVIGEGEETIVELLRAVGNHAPFAGIKGIAYRDGDRIAINERRPLIADIDTIPFPAYDLFPIEYYRLLRMPHAGNADFVMPVLSGRGCPFTCNFCYRLDEGFRPRSNASIIEEIRMLKRNYGITYIAFSDELLMSSEARVTALCEDFIRENLDIKWDCNGRLNYAKPELLALMKRAGCVFINYGIEAFDDVILKNMNKALTTSQIVRGIEATLAVGISPGFNIIFGNIGESRESLRKGVDFLLKYDDGAQMRTIRPVTPYPGAPLYYHAIEKGLVGDCEDFYANKHLNSDLLAVNFTELSDEEFHAALFEANSVLLDNYFTRKRTSTIEQARTLYMERDSSFRGFRQS, from the coding sequence ATGCGCATTCTGCTTGTAGTTTACGACAACGATTCATACATCCACTGGTTTCCCCAGGGGCTGGCCTATATCGCGAGCGTGCTCAGGAACGAAGGGCACGAGGTCGCCATCTACAACCAGGACCTGCACCACTATCCCGACGAACACCTGACCGCCTTTCTTGACGCCAACCCGTACGACATGGTGGGTTTCAGCTTCATCTCCGGCTACTACCAGTACAAGAAGGCCCTCGCCGTTTCAGCAGCGATCAACCGGGCGAAACGACGCCCCCTCTACGTCATCGGAGGGCACGGCCCCTCTCCCGAGCCGGAATTCTTCATGAAAAAGACCGGCGCGGACGTCACCGTCATCGGCGAAGGCGAAGAGACCATCGTCGAGCTTTTGCGCGCCGTCGGCAACCATGCCCCATTTGCCGGCATCAAGGGGATCGCCTACCGGGACGGGGACCGGATCGCGATCAACGAGCGCCGCCCGCTGATCGCGGATATCGACACCATCCCCTTCCCGGCCTACGACCTCTTCCCCATCGAATATTACCGGCTCCTGCGGATGCCCCACGCCGGCAACGCCGACTTCGTCATGCCGGTCCTCTCCGGCAGAGGATGCCCCTTTACCTGCAACTTCTGCTACCGGCTGGACGAAGGGTTCCGCCCGCGGAGCAACGCGAGCATCATCGAAGAGATCAGGATGCTGAAACGCAACTACGGCATCACCTACATCGCCTTTTCCGACGAGCTCCTCATGTCGTCCGAAGCCAGGGTGACGGCGCTCTGCGAGGATTTCATCCGTGAAAACCTGGATATAAAGTGGGACTGCAACGGCCGGCTCAACTACGCCAAACCCGAGCTTTTGGCCCTGATGAAGCGTGCCGGCTGCGTATTCATCAACTACGGCATCGAGGCCTTCGACGACGTTATTCTGAAAAACATGAACAAGGCCCTCACCACAAGCCAGATCGTCCGGGGAATCGAGGCGACCCTCGCAGTGGGCATCAGTCCCGGTTTCAACATCATCTTCGGCAATATCGGCGAGTCCAGGGAATCGCTGCGGAAAGGGGTCGACTTCCTGCTGAAGTACGACGACGGCGCTCAGATGAGGACCATCCGCCCCGTCACCCCCTACCCCGGCGCGCCGCTCTACTACCACGCTATCGAGAAGGGGCTCGTCGGGGACTGCGAGGATTTCTACGCCAACAAGCACCTGAACTCGGACCTCCTCGCCGTCAATTTCACGGAGCTCTCCGACGAGGAATTCCACGCGGCCCTTTTCGAGGCCAACTCGGTCCTTCTCGACAACTACTTCACCAGGAAGCGGACCTCAACCATCGAACAGGCAAGAACGCTCTACATGGAGAGGGACAGCTCGTTCAGGGGTTTCAGACAGAGTTGA
- a CDS encoding 6-hydroxymethylpterin diphosphokinase MptE-like protein has protein sequence MNHLEETIEPFLTNSFGDRYLYSVNRNAFNDLGSETLYENTYGEKLFAEYKLNIVLGTDSGLLIKHVLEKGIPAGSRYIFVELDGVVAALRAEGCLDDLPSTIAIVSPEEWLSRATEFNLENYLYLNALLFHESVGAADAHRTEYLEWAWNINLKLQELFYHVWVSLGDSVFTFRQFENLAENRLHFSEYFLDAFEGKTAIILAGGPSLKEALPWVKANRDRLVIIAVSRVCRQLIEAGVAPHIIISVDPHKVSFDVSKEMFHFADEAVFLNFFHVTPLLLGQWQGRHLFAGPFLPWESALNKDNLAYTGPTVGNTSISMAIHMGFSTIILAGVDLCHSREGHTHAEGSNESKIGPKLGHVSEKVETYGGWQAETIQAFQIAIPMMSHAAATASEKGCKLYNCALGAAKVSGVEYRAIEEFQLPPLEQPIGDTIQALIPKETSKARLWHYRRIKKEIETARRKFQEILSLVEEAIDCCDGLFGRNGKKADFRHKIRMDKIERKLDNSYRKYSYMVKVFGIKGLVEIAKAPELADDWTDEQIESTTRNYYETYEVSTKYLIGIMDSMLQRIDSRIEEEVPHPDFARLFQQWEKDGQPGRVLGWKRHHPDWLNLMTESERDQADQLEVSFEKILAEEQTSQLASIQKTHDISSVLRKARLLFRRGEEAELEILAKGLATHQEGEKASGYLDLVQGFIAELQGKLDVALEHYHHLVVDLPHAATEDALKQIATLSISAKDIDNAVLAVECLVGLSPAYLPAYADLLKAIGRYEESFDAYNRYLALAPDDVSVMMKLGIFCKEAGLGETAVELFQRVLVNNPDISAAKTFLAELNLAGHCTSMMN, from the coding sequence ATGAACCACCTTGAAGAGACTATCGAACCTTTCCTCACCAATTCCTTCGGCGACCGCTATCTTTACTCTGTCAACCGGAACGCCTTCAACGATCTTGGTTCGGAGACCCTTTACGAAAACACCTATGGGGAAAAGCTTTTCGCGGAATATAAGCTCAACATCGTCCTGGGAACAGATTCAGGGTTACTGATAAAGCACGTCCTTGAGAAAGGGATCCCGGCAGGTTCCCGCTACATTTTCGTCGAACTGGATGGCGTCGTGGCCGCATTGCGGGCGGAAGGGTGCCTTGACGACCTCCCCTCCACAATAGCAATCGTGTCGCCGGAAGAGTGGCTAAGCCGCGCTACGGAATTCAACCTTGAAAATTACCTCTACCTCAATGCGCTCCTCTTTCACGAATCGGTCGGCGCCGCCGACGCCCACCGCACGGAGTATCTGGAATGGGCCTGGAACATAAACCTCAAGCTGCAGGAACTGTTTTACCATGTATGGGTTTCGCTGGGTGATTCCGTTTTCACCTTCAGGCAGTTCGAGAATCTCGCCGAAAACCGGCTCCATTTCTCCGAATATTTCCTGGACGCCTTTGAGGGGAAAACCGCCATCATCCTTGCCGGCGGCCCGTCCCTCAAGGAGGCGCTGCCTTGGGTCAAGGCTAACCGCGACCGGCTCGTCATCATTGCGGTCTCGCGTGTCTGCCGTCAACTTATCGAGGCGGGAGTAGCCCCTCACATCATCATCTCAGTTGACCCCCATAAGGTCAGCTTCGACGTAAGTAAAGAGATGTTCCATTTCGCAGACGAGGCCGTGTTTCTGAACTTCTTCCACGTCACGCCGCTTCTGCTCGGACAGTGGCAAGGCAGGCATCTGTTCGCTGGCCCCTTCCTTCCGTGGGAGTCCGCGTTAAACAAGGACAACCTTGCCTACACCGGCCCGACAGTAGGAAACACCTCGATTTCCATGGCGATCCACATGGGGTTTTCGACCATCATCCTGGCTGGGGTTGATCTTTGCCATTCGCGGGAAGGACATACCCACGCCGAGGGAAGCAATGAAAGCAAGATCGGCCCCAAGCTTGGGCACGTAAGCGAAAAAGTCGAGACCTACGGCGGCTGGCAGGCGGAAACCATCCAAGCCTTCCAGATTGCCATCCCGATGATGTCCCATGCGGCGGCAACCGCATCCGAAAAAGGGTGCAAGCTCTATAACTGTGCCCTCGGGGCGGCCAAGGTATCAGGGGTAGAATATCGTGCCATTGAAGAGTTTCAGCTCCCCCCCTTGGAGCAACCCATCGGCGACACCATACAGGCGCTCATTCCGAAAGAAACTTCCAAGGCCAGGCTTTGGCACTACCGACGGATAAAAAAGGAGATCGAGACCGCCCGGCGCAAGTTTCAGGAGATCCTTAGCCTGGTGGAGGAAGCTATCGACTGCTGCGACGGTCTCTTCGGCCGCAATGGGAAGAAGGCTGATTTCCGCCACAAAATCAGGATGGACAAGATAGAGCGGAAGCTCGACAACAGCTACCGTAAGTATTCGTACATGGTCAAGGTATTTGGCATCAAGGGGCTCGTGGAGATTGCCAAGGCCCCTGAGCTCGCAGACGACTGGACCGACGAACAGATAGAGAGCACGACGCGCAATTATTACGAGACTTACGAGGTAAGCACAAAATACCTGATAGGCATCATGGACAGCATGTTGCAAAGGATCGATTCCCGGATTGAAGAGGAAGTGCCTCATCCTGACTTTGCGCGTCTTTTCCAGCAATGGGAGAAAGACGGCCAGCCTGGCAGGGTGCTGGGCTGGAAGCGCCACCACCCCGACTGGCTGAATCTCATGACCGAAAGCGAACGGGACCAAGCAGATCAATTGGAAGTGAGCTTCGAGAAGATTCTGGCTGAAGAACAAACCTCCCAGTTGGCATCCATCCAGAAAACCCACGACATCTCATCGGTTCTTAGAAAAGCACGGCTGCTCTTCAGGCGCGGCGAAGAAGCTGAATTGGAGATTCTGGCAAAGGGGTTGGCAACTCACCAGGAGGGGGAAAAGGCGTCCGGCTACCTTGATCTTGTACAGGGGTTCATTGCGGAACTTCAGGGAAAGCTCGACGTGGCCCTGGAACATTACCATCATTTGGTTGTCGACCTGCCCCATGCAGCCACGGAGGACGCCCTAAAGCAGATCGCTACCCTTTCCATCTCCGCAAAGGATATCGACAATGCCGTTCTCGCTGTGGAATGTCTGGTAGGCCTGTCCCCTGCGTACCTTCCAGCCTACGCAGACCTGCTCAAAGCTATCGGCAGGTACGAAGAGTCCTTCGATGCTTACAACCGCTACTTGGCGCTGGCCCCTGATGATGTCAGCGTAATGATGAAACTAGGGATCTTCTGCAAGGAGGCGGGGCTTGGCGAGACCGCCGTGGAACTTTTCCAGAGGGTCCTGGTCAATAATCCTGACATCAGCGCGGCCAAAACCTTTCTTGCCGAATTAAACCTCGCCGGGCACTGCACCAGCATGATGAACTGA
- the fliS gene encoding flagellar export chaperone FliS: MANPYTQYQTMQVGSASPEKILIMLYEGAINFTRIAADRMRNNDIAGKGKYIGKALAIVTELMNTLNHDVGGEIAINLERLYMYLISEFTEANLNNSAASLENAINVLTILKDGWNDAILQARKERAAGQADTYLLAAG; encoded by the coding sequence ATGGCTAACCCCTACACCCAGTATCAGACCATGCAAGTAGGTTCGGCGAGTCCCGAAAAAATTCTCATCATGTTGTACGAAGGGGCCATCAATTTTACCAGGATAGCCGCCGATCGGATGAGAAATAATGACATCGCTGGAAAAGGGAAATACATCGGCAAGGCACTGGCGATCGTCACCGAACTTATGAACACGCTGAACCACGACGTGGGAGGCGAGATCGCCATCAACCTTGAGCGGTTATACATGTATTTGATCAGCGAGTTCACCGAGGCCAATCTGAACAATTCGGCTGCCTCTCTGGAGAACGCCATAAATGTGCTTACCATCCTGAAGGACGGCTGGAATGATGCCATCCTGCAAGCGAGGAAAGAAAGAGCCGCAGGGCAAGCAGATACCTATTTGCTGGCAGCAGGGTAA